A single window of Pseudarthrobacter defluvii DNA harbors:
- a CDS encoding IS3 family transposase (programmed frameshift), whose protein sequence is MPTAYGAEFRQDVIDVARKGEAPLAQIAKDFGLSVTTLKRWIAIAERKESGAGPAAAESAEMRELKKRNRLLEQENEILRRAAAYLARDINPKMTYPLVTDLAADGVPVAVTCRVLGFSKQGYYRWRASPVTDRDWIDAHLVNAALDIHTDDPAFGYRFIADELPEKGIVAGENRVQRLCRDHGIWSVFSKKRGLNRRPGPPVHDDLVERDFTAAAANQLWLTDITEHPTAEGKLYLCAVKDVYSGRIVGYSMDSRMKSSLAVAALENAVRARRPEGTVVHSDRGSQFRSRRFVESLRHHGLTGSMGRVGACADNAAMESFFSLLQKNVLDRQRWLTRQDLRLAITTWIERTYHRRRRQRRLGKLTPIEYETINRTALTAA, encoded by the exons ATGCCCACGGCTTATGGGGCGGAGTTCCGCCAGGATGTTATTGATGTGGCCCGCAAGGGCGAGGCGCCGCTGGCGCAGATCGCGAAGGACTTCGGGCTCTCGGTCACGACGTTGAAGCGCTGGATTGCCATCGCCGAACGTAAGGAATCCGGGGCCGGCCCTGCGGCCGCGGAGTCGGCCGAGATGCGGGAGCTGAAGAAGCGGAACCGGTTGTTGGAGCAGGAGAATGAGATTCTGCGCCGGGCGGCTGCCTATCTGGCAAGGGACATCAACCCAA AAATGACCTACCCGCTGGTCACGGATCTTGCCGCTGACGGTGTTCCCGTGGCGGTGACCTGCAGGGTGTTGGGATTCAGCAAGCAAGGCTACTACCGGTGGAGGGCCAGCCCGGTGACAGACCGGGACTGGATCGATGCGCACCTCGTCAACGCCGCCCTGGACATCCACACCGACGACCCGGCCTTCGGGTACCGGTTCATCGCCGACGAACTCCCGGAGAAGGGCATCGTGGCGGGCGAGAACAGGGTCCAGCGCCTGTGCAGGGACCACGGCATCTGGTCGGTGTTCTCCAAGAAACGGGGCCTGAACCGTAGACCTGGGCCGCCGGTCCACGACGATCTCGTGGAGCGGGACTTCACCGCCGCAGCGGCGAACCAGCTGTGGCTGACCGACATCACCGAGCACCCCACTGCCGAGGGCAAGCTCTACCTCTGCGCGGTCAAGGACGTCTATTCCGGAAGGATCGTCGGCTACTCGATGGACTCGCGGATGAAGTCCTCACTGGCCGTCGCCGCACTGGAGAACGCCGTGCGGGCACGGCGCCCGGAAGGGACCGTGGTTCACTCCGATCGCGGTTCACAATTCCGGTCACGCCGGTTCGTCGAATCACTCCGTCACCACGGGCTCACCGGCTCGATGGGCAGGGTCGGTGCGTGCGCCGACAACGCCGCAATGGAATCGTTCTTCTCGCTGCTGCAAAAGAACGTCCTGGACCGTCAGCGGTGGCTCACCCGACAGGACCTCCGGCTGGCCATAACAACCTGGATCGAGAGAACCTACCACCGCCGGCGACGGCAAAGACGGCTGGGAAAACTCACGCCCATCGAATATGAAACAATCAACCGGACCGCGCTCACAGCGGCCTAA
- the istB gene encoding IS21-like element helper ATPase IstB, producing MSPTAPATTITPTLRRRRGLTEQAAVATVDQACRRLRLPTIRGVLDEVLTVAGKEQLSYQGFLAELLLAECNDRDRRSSIRRVKAANFPRDKWLGDFDFDANPNINPATIHTLATGEWIRKGQPLCLIGDSGTGKSHLLIGLGTAAGEKGYRVKYTLATRLVNELVEAADEKVLAKTIARYGRVDLLCIDELGYMELDRRGAELLFQVLTEREEKNSIAIASNESFSGWTKTFSDPRLCAAIVDRLTFNGTIIETGTDSYRLAHTLNQQAAS from the coding sequence ATGAGCCCCACCGCACCGGCCACCACCATCACCCCGACCCTGCGCCGGCGGCGCGGCCTGACTGAGCAGGCAGCGGTCGCCACCGTGGACCAGGCCTGCCGCCGACTGCGCCTACCCACCATCCGCGGGGTCCTCGATGAAGTCCTCACCGTCGCGGGGAAAGAACAACTCTCCTACCAAGGCTTCCTGGCCGAATTGCTACTGGCCGAATGCAACGACCGGGACCGGCGCTCCTCGATCCGCCGAGTTAAAGCCGCGAACTTTCCCCGGGACAAGTGGCTCGGGGACTTTGATTTCGATGCAAACCCGAACATCAACCCCGCCACCATCCATACCCTGGCCACCGGGGAATGGATCCGCAAAGGACAACCCCTCTGCCTGATCGGAGACTCTGGAACCGGCAAATCCCACCTGCTCATCGGACTCGGCACTGCCGCCGGCGAGAAGGGCTACAGGGTCAAGTACACCCTCGCCACCCGGCTCGTAAACGAACTCGTCGAAGCTGCCGATGAGAAAGTCCTGGCAAAGACTATCGCCCGCTACGGGCGGGTAGACCTGCTCTGCATCGACGAACTGGGCTACATGGAACTGGACCGCCGCGGCGCCGAACTCCTCTTCCAGGTCCTCACCGAGCGCGAGGAGAAGAACTCCATCGCTATCGCGTCCAACGAATCCTTCTCCGGCTGGACCAAAACCTTCAGCGACCCGCGTCTCTGCGCCGCCATCGTGGACCGGCTGACCTTCAACGGAACCATCATCGAAACCGGCACCGACTCCTACCGCCTTGCCCACACCCTCAACCAACAAGCCGCTAGCTAA
- a CDS encoding phage integrase central domain-containing protein — protein sequence MASIRKRTKKDGSSSYMVLWRDPKSREQQGLTVASLVEAETLKRLLDANGQSFEIAQHAILTNEKRPPTVAEVIQEHIDLLVRPSSGTVKTYQTMLEFHIRPVIGHVPVDKLDYRVIAHWVKSMMAKGKAPKTIHNIHGLISASMNTAEMLGYITRNPCRGVLTMSTFFGPSMTVISGPTEELWLSWSRGCPAVMDPSCTTA from the coding sequence GTGGCAAGCATCCGTAAACGCACTAAGAAGGACGGTTCCTCGTCCTACATGGTGCTGTGGCGGGACCCAAAGAGCCGCGAGCAGCAGGGACTGACAGTCGCTAGTCTCGTCGAGGCTGAAACCCTGAAGAGGCTGCTGGACGCTAACGGCCAGTCGTTTGAGATCGCGCAGCACGCCATCCTGACAAACGAGAAGCGCCCGCCGACTGTGGCGGAAGTCATCCAGGAACATATCGATCTGTTGGTCCGCCCGTCGAGCGGGACAGTCAAGACGTACCAGACCATGCTTGAATTCCACATCCGGCCGGTCATCGGCCACGTTCCTGTGGACAAGCTCGACTACCGCGTCATTGCCCATTGGGTGAAGTCGATGATGGCCAAGGGCAAGGCGCCCAAAACGATCCACAACATCCACGGCCTCATATCAGCTTCAATGAATACCGCCGAGATGCTCGGCTACATCACCCGCAATCCCTGTCGGGGCGTGCTGACTATGTCAACCTTTTTTGGCCCCAGCATGACGGTTATTTCTGGCCCCACTGAGGAACTTTGGTTGTCCTGGTCCCGCGGGTGCCCTGCCGTCATGGATCCTTCATGTACCACTGCATAG
- a CDS encoding SDR family NAD(P)-dependent oxidoreductase — MTPTSVAIITGGGTGIGAATAATLRGQGWEVVVCGRRPEAVSRVADMTGARAVVADVASASDMERLVADTVEQFGAINGLVLNAGIVRAGSAGELSDEDWNAMVSTNLTGPFLLVRAALPHLIKAGGSIVGVASAAALPATAGIAGYDATKAGLAMLMQSIAVDYGPLGVRANAVCPGWTRTEMADMEMGEFAEHSGIDREEAYSLATAFVPSRRPAASSEVADVIAWLLSDQASYVNAATIPVDGGLIAVEPGAIAFDPRVSIATAAVDGPTPAMQAIPD, encoded by the coding sequence ATGACCCCCACATCAGTTGCAATCATTACCGGGGGAGGAACCGGAATAGGAGCCGCCACTGCCGCAACACTCCGGGGCCAAGGGTGGGAAGTTGTCGTCTGCGGACGCCGCCCAGAAGCTGTAAGCCGAGTCGCTGACATGACCGGCGCCCGCGCTGTCGTCGCGGATGTTGCTTCCGCTTCCGACATGGAACGGCTGGTCGCCGATACCGTGGAGCAATTCGGCGCTATTAACGGCCTCGTACTGAATGCCGGAATTGTCCGCGCCGGCAGTGCCGGCGAGCTGTCCGATGAAGACTGGAACGCCATGGTCAGCACCAACCTCACCGGGCCCTTCCTACTAGTCCGTGCCGCCTTGCCGCACCTGATCAAAGCCGGCGGCTCGATCGTAGGGGTGGCCTCAGCAGCAGCGCTTCCCGCGACGGCTGGAATCGCGGGCTACGACGCCACGAAGGCCGGCCTTGCCATGTTGATGCAATCCATCGCGGTCGATTACGGACCGCTCGGGGTGCGCGCCAACGCGGTATGTCCTGGCTGGACCCGGACGGAAATGGCGGATATGGAGATGGGCGAATTTGCTGAACACAGCGGCATCGATCGCGAGGAAGCCTACAGCCTTGCCACTGCGTTCGTCCCCAGTCGGCGCCCGGCCGCGTCCTCCGAGGTCGCCGATGTCATTGCCTGGCTGCTCTCCGATCAGGCCTCGTACGTTAATGCAGCCACGATCCCGGTGGATGGGGGACTGATCGCGGTCGAACCCGGAGCCATCGCCTTCGACCCCCGTGTCAGTATCGCCACCGCTGCCGTAGACGGACCCACCCCGGCGATGCAGGCAATTCCTGACTAA
- a CDS encoding APC family permease — translation MIDNVSELPATTPSSTPVQPQAGHLRSNKLGVFAIAFFVIAAAAPMAAVVGTGPVVFAAVGPAAPLIYAIAALLIALFAVGYLRMSRHVTNAGGFVAYIAKGLGTPWATAGAGLALLMYLSLQVGLWSQFGVFAGQLLESITGLSVPPLVWIVALLVITTALTMRGVDTSIRLLAVLIIGETLVVAALVIVLVASKGPGVFTFSGFTAENLFSPGLGIALLFAFLCFTSFEATVVFSEEAINPRKTIPRALYAVIAFVGIFYTLSIWVIGGAIGVDNIQQAATDDPAGFIFSLASESGGSVLSMAMQVLVVTSYLAMLLGLMNMFARYLFALSRAGVLPARLATVSKEESPATAALSNGVAVGIIVVTFLVLGADPLTVVFAWFSALATAAFITILIVASVSIVVFFVRTKDNTSIWATKIAPTLSTVILSYIGYVTIENYDSLIGPDNAAAKWLLVLIPAAMLGGLVFGRSKRDIDYAKEVI, via the coding sequence ATGATTGATAATGTCAGCGAGTTGCCGGCAACGACGCCGTCCAGCACACCTGTCCAACCGCAAGCAGGCCATCTCCGCTCAAATAAACTCGGCGTCTTCGCCATCGCCTTCTTCGTCATCGCAGCGGCGGCCCCCATGGCGGCTGTCGTCGGCACCGGTCCCGTGGTCTTTGCTGCGGTTGGACCTGCAGCCCCATTGATCTACGCGATCGCCGCACTGCTCATCGCACTCTTCGCCGTCGGATACCTACGCATGAGCAGGCATGTCACCAACGCCGGCGGCTTTGTCGCCTACATCGCCAAAGGCCTCGGTACACCCTGGGCCACCGCAGGAGCTGGTCTGGCGCTGCTGATGTACCTCAGCCTGCAGGTCGGGCTGTGGTCACAGTTCGGCGTCTTCGCCGGGCAGTTGCTGGAGAGCATCACGGGACTCTCCGTACCCCCGCTCGTCTGGATCGTCGCGTTGCTCGTCATCACCACGGCACTCACCATGCGGGGCGTCGACACGAGCATCCGACTCTTGGCCGTTCTCATCATCGGCGAAACCCTCGTCGTTGCTGCTCTGGTTATTGTGCTCGTTGCCAGCAAGGGGCCGGGAGTCTTCACATTCTCCGGCTTCACCGCTGAGAACCTCTTCAGCCCGGGCCTGGGCATTGCATTGCTGTTCGCCTTCCTGTGCTTCACCAGCTTCGAAGCAACCGTGGTGTTCTCGGAAGAAGCAATCAACCCCCGCAAGACCATCCCGCGGGCCCTCTACGCCGTAATCGCCTTTGTCGGAATTTTTTACACGCTCTCCATCTGGGTTATCGGAGGGGCCATCGGGGTGGACAACATCCAACAGGCGGCAACGGATGACCCTGCAGGATTCATCTTCAGCCTCGCCTCCGAAAGCGGAGGGAGCGTCTTGAGCATGGCCATGCAGGTCCTCGTCGTGACCAGTTACCTGGCCATGCTGCTGGGCCTGATGAACATGTTCGCCCGCTACCTTTTCGCCCTCAGCCGTGCCGGAGTCCTGCCGGCCAGGCTGGCCACCGTTTCCAAGGAGGAGAGTCCCGCCACGGCAGCCCTGTCCAACGGCGTGGCCGTCGGCATCATCGTGGTTACCTTCCTCGTCCTCGGCGCAGACCCACTGACCGTCGTGTTCGCCTGGTTCAGCGCCCTGGCAACGGCAGCCTTTATCACCATCCTCATCGTGGCGTCCGTATCCATAGTCGTGTTCTTCGTCCGGACCAAGGACAACACCAGTATCTGGGCGACGAAGATCGCACCTACCCTCTCCACCGTGATCCTCTCCTATATCGGCTACGTGACGATCGAGAACTACGACTCCCTCATCGGGCCTGACAACGCCGCAGCAAAGTGGCTGCTCGTCCTCATTCCTGCCGCGATGCTTGGCGGCCTGGTATTCGGCAGGAGCAAGCGCGACATCGACTACGCCAAAGAAGTTATCTGA
- a CDS encoding tyrosine-protein phosphatase — MKQVTPGLAGPNSLEGVRNFRSLGGLPAHGGSRVAEGLVYRSGHFGYSTAPDRQRLEAARLHFMDLRSPRESETEDRCVPALTAVQTPLQAKDSRDAWLWSAVREGRVSELGRALTAVRAEEAMHRLYARDIAGNPPVFANFLQSLARVELPVVVHCSAGKDRTGWAIAILLTILGVPETAILEDYVQSSLPENQYLIRDSAGSVTSIDKHLRTVITPLLEARQGYLEAAWHSGEHAWGSRHSYLEDGLGITPALTNKLKARLLV, encoded by the coding sequence ATGAAACAGGTCACACCAGGCTTGGCTGGTCCTAACTCCCTTGAGGGCGTCCGGAACTTCCGAAGCCTCGGGGGACTGCCAGCGCACGGAGGATCCCGTGTGGCTGAAGGCCTGGTGTACCGGAGTGGACACTTCGGATACTCGACAGCCCCGGATCGTCAAAGGCTGGAGGCGGCACGCCTGCACTTCATGGATCTGCGAAGTCCTCGGGAATCCGAAACCGAAGACCGTTGCGTGCCTGCGCTAACGGCTGTACAAACGCCACTACAGGCTAAAGACAGCAGGGACGCGTGGCTGTGGTCTGCGGTTCGCGAAGGTCGCGTGAGCGAGCTTGGCAGGGCCCTTACGGCAGTGCGGGCTGAAGAGGCAATGCACCGGCTCTATGCCCGTGACATAGCAGGCAACCCACCGGTATTTGCCAATTTCCTTCAGTCATTGGCTCGAGTTGAGCTGCCTGTCGTCGTCCACTGCTCGGCTGGGAAGGACAGAACCGGATGGGCAATAGCCATCCTTTTGACCATCCTGGGGGTACCTGAAACCGCGATCCTCGAAGACTACGTTCAGAGTTCATTACCGGAGAACCAATACCTCATCAGAGACTCAGCGGGCAGTGTCACCAGCATCGACAAGCACCTGCGAACAGTCATCACACCCTTGCTGGAAGCGCGGCAAGGGTACCTCGAAGCCGCATGGCACAGCGGGGAGCACGCCTGGGGATCACGCCACTCCTACTTGGAAGACGGACTCGGCATCACTCCGGCGCTCACAAACAAACTCAAGGCACGGCTCCTCGTCTGA
- a CDS encoding TetR/AcrR family transcriptional regulator, translating into MSASNKPLSLRERNRMRTRGDILDTAAELLSSEGYASTALEVLSQQAGISRGTIYAHFPGGRDEIVREVYLRIADAVYVRGISLRDPLTDPGARITALATALVEATKEPKGRFYGVMGPDLVSALSDVMGSTSRSFEELIARDLKDAKDSGTLPEDAPTEALAATITGAIRAAGAAAAREPANAGPAVAAIRLLMDGLLVRATV; encoded by the coding sequence ATGAGCGCCTCCAACAAGCCCCTCTCCCTTCGGGAACGAAACCGTATGAGAACCCGCGGCGACATTCTCGACACCGCAGCTGAGCTGCTGAGTTCGGAGGGGTACGCCTCGACCGCCCTGGAGGTCCTTAGCCAGCAGGCGGGTATTTCGAGGGGCACCATTTATGCCCACTTCCCCGGCGGAAGGGACGAAATTGTCCGTGAGGTGTATCTGCGGATCGCCGACGCCGTCTACGTACGGGGCATCAGCCTGCGCGATCCCCTCACGGACCCCGGTGCAAGAATCACGGCGCTGGCCACCGCGCTGGTGGAGGCGACCAAGGAGCCCAAGGGCCGGTTCTACGGGGTGATGGGACCGGACCTGGTGTCGGCCCTCTCGGACGTCATGGGCTCGACTTCCCGCTCTTTCGAAGAGCTCATTGCGCGGGATCTGAAGGATGCCAAAGACAGCGGCACCTTGCCTGAGGACGCGCCGACTGAGGCCTTGGCAGCAACGATAACCGGGGCGATCCGCGCTGCCGGGGCTGCTGCAGCTCGTGAGCCGGCGAACGCCGGGCCAGCGGTCGCGGCTATCCGGTTGCTCATGGACGGACTTCTAGTACGAGCCACTGTCTGA
- the solA gene encoding N-methyl-L-tryptophan oxidase — translation MSKQHYDVIVIGLGPWGSSAAWHLAARGKSVLGLDKFAPPHMHGSHGGATRLARQSSSAGAQYTTFTKRTFELWDELGAKTGTRLLERSGTVFVGEPGSMWFDKTVASLNASDFEYDALDASTARKRFPWATIKDDEVAVWEPNGTVALVHPAIKALQSEARRLGATLRTGEAVQGWDESASGIVVSTDQGNYSADKVVVTVGARANHLMQLDLPYKVDRQVLANFRQDGPPKPAIYFAKPPGSDEAPAYGCSEPNGEWKFSVPGKGNWIDPEDLSQDLRPGDLERIQEVLSARLPDIDTNPVSTTVCMWSEVEDGHWVIGGHPQSSDVVIGTGDMGRGFRYAAVVGEMLADHVDGISRPETNLFLPSRFATAKA, via the coding sequence GTGTCAAAACAACACTACGACGTCATTGTCATTGGATTGGGCCCCTGGGGTTCGTCAGCGGCATGGCACTTGGCGGCCCGCGGCAAGTCCGTGCTCGGCTTGGACAAGTTTGCACCACCGCACATGCACGGTTCGCACGGAGGCGCCACCCGGCTGGCCCGGCAGTCCAGCAGTGCAGGAGCCCAGTACACCACCTTCACGAAGCGGACCTTTGAGTTGTGGGACGAGTTGGGCGCGAAAACCGGGACCCGGCTGTTGGAACGTTCGGGAACTGTGTTCGTCGGCGAACCCGGATCAATGTGGTTCGACAAAACGGTGGCATCCCTGAACGCGTCCGATTTTGAGTACGATGCCCTTGACGCTTCGACGGCACGGAAGCGGTTCCCTTGGGCCACGATTAAAGACGACGAAGTCGCCGTATGGGAGCCAAACGGCACCGTTGCCCTCGTTCACCCCGCCATCAAGGCCCTGCAGTCAGAGGCTCGCCGGCTCGGCGCAACCCTGCGCACGGGAGAAGCGGTTCAAGGCTGGGATGAGAGCGCTTCGGGCATCGTCGTGAGCACCGATCAGGGTAACTATTCAGCCGACAAGGTCGTCGTCACCGTGGGTGCCCGCGCCAACCATTTGATGCAACTGGATCTGCCCTACAAGGTGGACCGTCAGGTGCTGGCCAATTTCCGCCAGGACGGGCCACCGAAGCCGGCCATCTACTTCGCCAAGCCCCCAGGATCGGACGAGGCACCGGCTTACGGTTGCTCCGAGCCTAACGGTGAATGGAAGTTCTCTGTCCCCGGGAAGGGAAACTGGATCGACCCCGAGGACCTCAGCCAAGACCTCAGACCCGGAGACCTCGAACGGATCCAGGAAGTCCTCAGCGCCAGGCTCCCGGACATCGACACCAACCCGGTATCTACCACCGTATGCATGTGGTCTGAGGTGGAGGACGGCCATTGGGTTATCGGTGGACACCCGCAGTCGTCCGATGTCGTCATCGGCACCGGAGACATGGGCCGAGGGTTCCGCTATGCAGCGGTTGTTGGTGAAATGCTGGCCGATCATGTCGACGGCATTTCCCGCCCCGAAACAAACCTGTTCCTGCCTTCACGCTTCGCCACAGCAAAGGCATAA
- a CDS encoding phosphotransferase: MTIVPDTEITSIEAVLSTNPDWVGCHVTAHSLSGGQAHKNYLVEDGSRRCVVKLWNNYWETVGVLPAAHVVLENTRIAAEIGVGAPVITVSNEPLALALDFVPGGHPRLSDDDDSVTRLVPALHRLHHSGRRFLNDINPFNLARQRMEAARRQGIELPPGTSAIQALMDRLETVLALDPSQFVPCHLDIWDANIIKDTSSMTYNIIDWDLAGNSDPCYEIGFIAAQNGFGEEKAQALFEAYFGNTDPVKMARARLFMAVAHWSNSGLWITAMGNAAPNDDADYAGELRTCWEGLISEITAPDFPDLIKAAAKPAALV; encoded by the coding sequence ATGACCATCGTCCCTGATACCGAAATCACCAGCATTGAGGCGGTGCTTTCGACGAACCCAGACTGGGTTGGCTGTCACGTCACCGCACATTCCCTCTCCGGCGGCCAGGCCCATAAGAACTACCTCGTCGAGGACGGTTCCCGTCGTTGCGTCGTCAAGCTCTGGAACAACTACTGGGAAACGGTAGGAGTTCTGCCCGCCGCCCACGTGGTTCTGGAAAACACAAGAATTGCCGCCGAGATCGGCGTAGGCGCGCCCGTCATAACAGTCTCAAACGAACCCTTGGCGCTGGCTCTCGACTTTGTTCCGGGAGGCCACCCGAGGCTAAGCGACGACGATGACTCCGTCACCCGACTCGTCCCTGCCCTTCACCGGCTTCATCACTCCGGCCGCCGGTTCCTCAACGACATCAACCCCTTCAACCTGGCCCGACAAAGGATGGAGGCCGCCAGAAGACAAGGTATCGAGCTGCCGCCCGGAACGTCAGCCATCCAAGCCCTGATGGACCGTCTGGAGACCGTCCTGGCCCTGGATCCTTCCCAGTTTGTTCCCTGCCATCTGGACATTTGGGATGCAAACATCATCAAGGACACCTCCTCGATGACCTACAACATTATCGACTGGGACCTCGCCGGCAACTCGGACCCGTGCTACGAGATCGGATTTATTGCAGCGCAAAACGGATTCGGGGAAGAGAAGGCACAGGCACTCTTCGAAGCCTACTTCGGCAACACTGACCCAGTAAAAATGGCCCGCGCCAGGCTCTTCATGGCGGTGGCTCATTGGTCCAACAGTGGACTGTGGATCACCGCAATGGGCAACGCTGCGCCCAACGACGACGCCGACTACGCAGGGGAACTGCGTACCTGTTGGGAAGGGTTGATCTCTGAAATAACAGCCCCTGACTTCCCCGACTTAATAAAGGCAGCCGCAAAACCGGCAGCTCTCGTCTAA
- a CDS encoding GlcG/HbpS family heme-binding protein has protein sequence MNDITQQEAHKIVEAAREAALSSETLMNIAVVDAGGNLKAFTRMDGAWLGSIDIAIKKARTARYFDMPTGDIGSISQPGGPLFNIEVSNGGLITFPGGIPLTKDGVTVGAIGVSGSTVENDHLVATAGAQAL, from the coding sequence ATGAACGACATCACGCAGCAAGAAGCACACAAGATAGTTGAAGCGGCACGAGAGGCAGCCCTGTCCTCGGAAACCCTGATGAACATTGCCGTTGTAGACGCCGGCGGAAACCTCAAGGCCTTCACCCGCATGGACGGTGCGTGGCTCGGCAGTATCGACATCGCCATCAAAAAGGCACGCACGGCCCGCTACTTCGACATGCCCACCGGAGACATCGGCTCCATCTCGCAGCCCGGCGGACCGCTGTTCAACATCGAAGTATCCAATGGCGGCCTGATCACCTTTCCCGGAGGCATCCCACTGACTAAAGACGGGGTCACCGTCGGCGCCATCGGTGTCAGCGGCAGCACCGTTGAAAACGACCACCTGGTCGCTACTGCCGGCGCCCAAGCCCTCTAA
- a CDS encoding aspartate aminotransferase family protein produces the protein MTLETATEPAPDALLQESLIDRRERTIGRHSPLFYATPLEIVAGEGVWVHDATGKTYLDVYNNVPHVGHSNPVVREAITAQLQTVNLHTRYLNSRVVEYAEKLLALFDSPLERVFFTNSGSEANELALRIARQHTGNTGILISDHSYHGNTTTLAELTTGLQVKEPLGAHVRPLRIPDAAGLTQAKGKRLLQEALRDVDAAISSLQAEGCGVSAILYDPLFSTEGLLQTPDGYIEAVTERVRAAGGLVIADEVQSGFGRTGNHMWGHQAFGTTPDLVTLGKPMGNGHPVGGVITTQALMEEFGENNTYFNTFAGNPVSSAAGLAVLHVMEENGLIENAHQLGKFIADALAAVAKGNPRIKSVRGRGLFFGLEIVNPEDATPDPAATKALTEEMRSRGVLIGKIGRHENVLKMRPPLVFELEHAQHMIEQLRLALETLNDPADQNQW, from the coding sequence ATGACACTCGAAACAGCCACAGAACCGGCACCCGACGCACTCCTTCAGGAAAGCCTCATTGACCGCCGCGAACGCACCATCGGGCGCCACTCCCCGCTGTTCTATGCCACTCCCCTGGAAATCGTGGCCGGCGAAGGCGTGTGGGTCCACGACGCCACCGGCAAGACCTACCTGGATGTCTACAACAACGTCCCCCACGTCGGACACTCCAACCCTGTCGTCCGCGAAGCAATCACAGCCCAGCTGCAGACCGTCAACCTCCACACGAGGTACCTCAACTCGCGCGTCGTTGAGTACGCCGAAAAGCTGCTGGCGCTCTTCGATTCCCCGCTGGAGCGGGTATTCTTCACCAACAGCGGATCCGAAGCAAACGAGCTCGCCCTACGAATCGCACGGCAACACACCGGCAACACCGGCATCCTTATCTCGGACCACAGCTACCACGGCAACACAACCACTCTGGCCGAACTGACCACCGGCCTCCAGGTCAAAGAACCCCTCGGCGCCCACGTACGCCCCCTTCGTATTCCGGACGCAGCAGGGTTGACACAGGCTAAAGGAAAGCGCCTCCTCCAGGAAGCGCTGCGCGACGTCGACGCAGCCATCTCCTCGCTCCAGGCCGAAGGCTGCGGAGTCTCAGCCATCCTGTATGACCCGTTGTTCTCAACCGAAGGACTCCTACAGACCCCCGACGGCTACATAGAGGCAGTCACCGAGCGGGTCCGTGCCGCCGGCGGGCTGGTCATAGCGGACGAGGTCCAATCGGGCTTCGGACGGACCGGCAACCATATGTGGGGCCACCAGGCTTTCGGCACCACCCCTGATCTGGTGACGCTTGGCAAGCCGATGGGCAACGGCCACCCGGTAGGTGGTGTCATCACCACGCAAGCACTGATGGAGGAATTCGGGGAAAACAACACCTACTTCAACACATTTGCCGGAAACCCCGTCTCGTCAGCTGCCGGTCTTGCTGTGCTGCATGTCATGGAAGAGAACGGGCTTATTGAAAATGCGCACCAACTCGGCAAGTTCATCGCTGACGCACTCGCAGCCGTCGCTAAAGGCAACCCCAGGATCAAGAGCGTACGCGGCCGGGGCCTGTTCTTTGGTCTGGAGATCGTCAATCCCGAGGATGCGACACCGGACCCTGCCGCCACCAAGGCACTCACGGAAGAGATGCGTTCCCGCGGCGTTCTCATCGGAAAGATCGGTCGCCACGAAAACGTCCTCAAAATGAGGCCACCGCTCGTCTTCGAACTCGAACACGCCCAACACATGATCGAGCAACTCCGTCTGGCACTGGAAACACTCAACGACCCAGCTGATCAAAACCAATGGTGA